The following coding sequences are from one Parabacteroides pacaensis window:
- a CDS encoding RagB/SusD family nutrient uptake outer membrane protein, with the protein MKSVCKILTLAAWLLGFVSCDGYLDLVPDNVATVESAFTNRAAAEKFLYTCYSYRPQWGDLYNDPAINGGDETWQFYPIPFPTFTASYLQRGFQKVDDPYLNFWDGRQGGKGLFIGIRDCNIFLENIDQAVDLEEYERIRWVAEVKFLKAYFHYYLLKCYGPIPIIDVNLPVSASPSQVAVYRDKVDDVVDYVNKLIMEALPDLPDYRDMVMSLEGGRVDKQIALAVRAEMLVMAASPLFNGNTEMAGMVDNRGTVLFNQTYDPEKWKVAADACKEAIESCHGAGKKLYTEIEPITLTQHPVFQLQTMLRQVVCERWNSELIWGGTNSQCNDRSNFATPRVLRVNAEVINTINAQWAPTIKTVESYYTSHGVPMSEDKEWNKEGWYDKRYQLRPEPSSGDEKYLVKEGQRTCYMHYNREPRFYASIGFDQGIYYGNGKTDFESCNYTNFLNLGWSGFQGGSQYSITGYAPKKMASYKNGITANNISTPEFYPFPVIRLADLYLMYAEALNEYSGPTPEAYEYIDRVRERAGLEGVIESWNKYSVDPSKPTTKDGLRSIIHSERTIEFAFESKRYWDVRRWKEINTYNIQPQGWNIMGETPEDFYKLRTVAEVPVKVTVKDYFMPIREANIVTNKNLIQNYGW; encoded by the coding sequence ATGAAATCAGTTTGTAAAATATTAACACTGGCAGCATGGTTACTTGGGTTCGTTTCATGCGACGGATATCTGGATTTGGTACCGGATAACGTGGCGACCGTGGAATCTGCCTTTACGAACCGGGCTGCGGCGGAAAAGTTTTTGTACACGTGTTACAGCTATCGTCCCCAATGGGGAGACTTGTATAATGATCCGGCAATTAACGGGGGAGATGAGACATGGCAGTTTTATCCCATTCCGTTCCCTACTTTTACTGCTTCTTATTTGCAACGCGGTTTCCAAAAAGTGGACGATCCGTATTTGAATTTCTGGGATGGCAGACAAGGAGGCAAAGGTCTTTTTATCGGTATCCGGGATTGTAACATATTTCTGGAAAATATCGATCAGGCGGTCGATTTGGAAGAATATGAACGAATCCGTTGGGTAGCGGAAGTGAAGTTCCTGAAAGCCTATTTTCATTATTATTTGTTGAAATGCTACGGTCCGATACCCATTATCGATGTCAATTTGCCGGTTTCTGCTTCTCCTAGCCAGGTAGCGGTTTACCGGGATAAAGTAGATGACGTGGTAGATTACGTAAATAAGTTGATTATGGAAGCTCTTCCGGACTTGCCCGATTACCGGGATATGGTAATGAGTTTAGAGGGTGGCCGTGTAGACAAACAAATTGCTTTGGCCGTCCGCGCCGAGATGTTAGTGATGGCAGCCAGTCCTTTGTTTAACGGAAATACCGAAATGGCAGGTATGGTGGATAACCGGGGCACGGTTTTGTTCAACCAAACTTACGACCCGGAAAAATGGAAAGTAGCAGCTGATGCTTGTAAAGAAGCCATTGAATCGTGCCATGGAGCAGGAAAGAAATTGTATACGGAAATAGAGCCTATTACGTTGACACAGCATCCTGTATTCCAGTTGCAGACCATGTTACGTCAGGTAGTTTGCGAGCGTTGGAACAGTGAACTGATATGGGGAGGAACGAACAGTCAATGTAATGACCGGTCTAATTTCGCAACGCCACGCGTTTTACGGGTAAATGCGGAAGTCATCAATACCATCAATGCCCAATGGGCTCCTACTATCAAAACGGTAGAAAGTTATTATACTTCCCATGGGGTTCCTATGAGTGAAGACAAAGAATGGAATAAAGAAGGTTGGTATGATAAACGTTACCAATTACGTCCCGAACCTTCCTCCGGGGATGAAAAGTATTTAGTCAAAGAAGGGCAGCGTACGTGTTATATGCACTACAATCGTGAACCCCGTTTTTATGCCAGCATTGGCTTTGACCAGGGAATTTATTACGGGAACGGAAAAACAGATTTCGAATCCTGTAATTATACGAACTTCCTGAATCTGGGCTGGTCCGGTTTTCAAGGAGGTAGCCAATATTCCATTACCGGATATGCCCCCAAGAAGATGGCCAGTTATAAAAATGGTATTACAGCGAATAATATCTCCACTCCGGAATTTTATCCGTTCCCAGTCATCCGTTTGGCAGATCTTTATCTGATGTATGCAGAGGCACTGAATGAATATTCGGGACCGACCCCCGAAGCGTATGAATATATTGACCGGGTTCGGGAACGTGCCGGACTGGAGGGGGTTATCGAGTCGTGGAACAAATATTCCGTAGATCCTTCCAAGCCCACCACCAAAGATGGCTTACGCAGTATCATCCACAGCGAACGAACCATTGAATTTGCATTTGAATCCAAGCGTTATTGGGATGTACGGCGTTGGAAAGAGATTAACACGTACAATATCCAGCCGCAAGGATGGAACATCATGGGAGAAACTCCGGAAGATTTTTATAAGTTACGTACAGTTGCGGAAGTACCGGTGAAAGTAACGGTAAAAGATTATTTTATGCCTATCCGGGAAGCAAATATTGTTACCAATAAGAATCTTATACAAAATTACGGATGGTAA
- a CDS encoding SusC/RagA family TonB-linked outer membrane protein, which produces MAPQQNKGAFNLKGKVQDDTGESLPGVNIVVVGSTRGVATDIDGTFTISISVGDKLSVSYLGMEDQIVTVKDKKDLLITMKPKTDELQEVTVVAFAKQKKESVIASITTLNPSELKIPSSNLTTALAGRMAGMIAYQRSGEPGKDNAQFFIRGVTTFGYKKDPLILIDNNEVTTLELSRLQPDDIAAFSIMKDATATALYGSRGANGVILVTTKEGAEGAAQVSVRLEGSMSQPTKMVELADPITYMRLHNESVLTRNPMGALPYSQQKIDNTIAGLNRYAYPATDWYNELFKKNTINYRANFNVSGGGKVARYYIAGSYISDNGVLNVDKKSSFNNNISLKRYMLRANVNINITKTTEAVVRLSGAFDDYTGPIDGGDQLFAKVMRTNPVLFPPYYAPDKANQYTKHILFGNADKAQYNNPYADMLKGYKDTQTSQMAAQFELKQNLDFITEGLSIRAMFNTNRYGYFDVSRQYKPFFYRLGSYNKLEDTYTLAPLNEQDGRETLDFVPGSKVVNSTTYFEGAANWAQTYKDKHSVSAMLVFTLRESLTSDANTLQLSLPSRNINFAGRATYAYDSRYFLEGNFGYNGTERFAKKERFGFFPSVGAGWFISNEAFWNQDLKKTINKLKLKITHGLSGNDAIGRPEDRFFYISEVNMDSGDKQSSFGTYGNFGGRTLNGVQISRYPNEEITWETARKTNFGVELGLFDKLELQADYFLESRWNILMSRASIPTTMGLQADVMANVGKAKSSGIDLSLNYNHIINQDAWITGMANFTYATSEFTFYEEPDYSKTPWKSHVGVSLNQNFGYVAERLFADEEEIRNSPVQFGNYMAGDIKYKDINKDGKITELDMVPMGYPTSPEIVYGFGLSGGYKQWDLSFFFQGLARESFWIDTSSDKGTVPFLDGQNALLKAYADDHWSEDNRNLYAMWPRLSYVAVENNQKPSTWFMRDGSFIRLKSLEFGYTVPAKSLRAAHIKNLRFYFSGTNLLTFSPFKLWDPEMGGNGLGYPVQRVFNLGAQISF; this is translated from the coding sequence ATGGCTCCGCAGCAAAATAAAGGAGCATTTAATTTAAAAGGAAAAGTACAGGATGATACCGGTGAATCCCTTCCGGGTGTAAATATCGTTGTGGTTGGAAGCACCAGGGGAGTTGCTACCGATATAGACGGTACATTTACGATCAGTATTTCTGTCGGCGATAAACTTTCCGTTTCTTATTTGGGAATGGAAGATCAAATCGTGACGGTAAAAGACAAAAAAGATCTCCTTATCACCATGAAACCGAAGACCGACGAACTACAGGAAGTTACCGTAGTCGCTTTTGCCAAGCAAAAGAAAGAAAGTGTGATTGCTTCTATCACTACCTTGAATCCGTCGGAATTAAAAATCCCTTCCAGCAACCTGACTACGGCTCTGGCGGGACGTATGGCGGGTATGATTGCTTACCAGCGAAGCGGTGAACCGGGAAAAGACAACGCACAATTTTTTATCCGGGGGGTAACTACTTTCGGGTATAAAAAAGACCCGTTGATTCTGATCGATAACAATGAAGTAACCACCTTGGAATTGTCTCGTCTGCAACCGGACGACATTGCCGCTTTCTCCATCATGAAAGATGCTACGGCTACGGCACTTTACGGTTCCCGCGGAGCAAACGGAGTTATTTTGGTTACTACAAAAGAAGGGGCCGAAGGAGCGGCACAGGTAAGTGTCCGGCTGGAAGGCTCTATGTCCCAACCTACTAAAATGGTAGAATTGGCAGACCCGATAACGTATATGCGCTTGCATAACGAATCGGTATTGACTCGTAACCCGATGGGGGCACTTCCTTATTCACAACAGAAAATAGATAACACGATAGCCGGTTTGAACCGCTATGCTTATCCGGCAACCGACTGGTACAACGAACTGTTTAAGAAAAATACGATTAACTACCGTGCCAACTTTAACGTCAGCGGAGGTGGAAAAGTTGCCCGGTATTATATTGCCGGAAGTTACATATCGGATAACGGTGTTTTAAATGTAGACAAAAAAAGCAGTTTTAATAATAACATCAGCCTGAAACGTTACATGCTCCGTGCCAATGTAAATATCAATATTACCAAAACGACCGAAGCGGTAGTACGTTTAAGTGGCGCATTCGATGATTATACGGGACCGATCGACGGAGGCGACCAGTTATTTGCCAAGGTAATGCGTACCAACCCCGTGTTGTTCCCTCCTTATTATGCTCCCGACAAAGCGAACCAATACACCAAGCATATCTTGTTCGGTAATGCGGATAAAGCGCAGTATAACAACCCGTATGCAGATATGTTGAAAGGTTACAAAGACACACAAACTTCCCAAATGGCGGCACAGTTCGAATTGAAACAGAATTTGGACTTTATAACGGAAGGTCTTTCCATCCGCGCCATGTTTAATACCAACCGGTATGGATACTTTGACGTATCCCGCCAATATAAACCATTTTTCTACCGGCTGGGTTCCTACAATAAGTTAGAAGATACTTATACCTTAGCCCCGCTGAATGAACAAGACGGACGTGAAACGTTAGATTTTGTCCCCGGTTCCAAGGTCGTTAATTCTACCACTTATTTTGAGGGAGCGGCTAACTGGGCGCAGACCTATAAGGATAAACATTCGGTAAGTGCCATGTTGGTTTTTACTCTCCGTGAATCTCTGACATCGGATGCGAACACGTTGCAACTCTCGCTTCCTTCCCGGAATATCAATTTTGCCGGTCGTGCTACGTATGCATACGATTCCCGCTACTTCTTGGAAGGAAACTTCGGTTACAACGGAACAGAACGTTTTGCCAAGAAAGAACGGTTCGGATTCTTCCCTTCTGTCGGAGCAGGTTGGTTTATTTCAAACGAAGCCTTCTGGAATCAAGACTTGAAGAAAACGATTAACAAGTTGAAATTAAAAATAACACACGGATTATCAGGAAACGATGCTATCGGACGTCCGGAAGACCGATTCTTCTATATATCCGAAGTAAACATGGATAGCGGAGACAAGCAGTCTTCTTTCGGTACATACGGAAACTTTGGCGGCCGTACCTTAAATGGTGTCCAGATATCCCGTTATCCGAATGAAGAAATTACCTGGGAAACTGCCCGGAAAACAAACTTTGGTGTGGAATTGGGCTTATTCGACAAATTGGAATTGCAAGCAGACTACTTCTTGGAATCCCGTTGGAACATTTTAATGTCTCGCGCTTCCATTCCTACCACTATGGGACTTCAAGCCGATGTGATGGCCAATGTGGGGAAAGCCAAAAGTAGCGGTATCGACCTGTCGTTAAATTACAACCATATCATAAACCAGGATGCTTGGATTACAGGAATGGCAAACTTCACCTATGCTACCAGCGAGTTTACTTTCTATGAAGAGCCGGATTATAGTAAAACTCCGTGGAAATCCCACGTAGGAGTTTCCTTGAATCAGAATTTCGGGTATGTAGCCGAACGTCTGTTTGCAGATGAAGAAGAAATCCGCAATTCGCCTGTACAGTTCGGTAATTATATGGCCGGCGACATAAAATATAAAGATATCAACAAAGACGGAAAGATTACGGAACTCGATATGGTTCCGATGGGCTATCCTACCAGTCCGGAAATCGTGTATGGATTCGGTTTGTCCGGCGGATACAAACAATGGGATTTGTCATTCTTCTTCCAAGGGCTGGCACGCGAATCGTTCTGGATCGATACATCTTCGGATAAAGGAACAGTTCCTTTCTTGGATGGGCAAAATGCTTTGTTAAAGGCGTATGCCGACGATCACTGGTCGGAAGATAACCGTAACTTGTATGCTATGTGGCCCCGCTTGTCTTACGTAGCGGTAGAAAATAACCAGAAACCTTCTACCTGGTTTATGCGTGACGGATCATTTATCCGTTTGAAATCATTGGAATTCGGTTATACCGTACCGGCAAAATCTTTGAGAGCGGCACATATAAAGAACCTTCGCTTCTATTTTAGTGGAACGAACCTGTTGACCTTCAGTCCCTTTAAACTATGGGATCCGGAAATGGGCGGAAACGGCCTGGGTTACCCCGTTCAGCGAGTATTTAACTTAGGAGCACAGATATCTTTCTAA
- a CDS encoding enolase C-terminal domain-like protein, which yields MERRNFLKVVAASSASFISSLASAEEAKFEKQSERNELTYHKLKDIRFDAVQLKYPRLVGKNSRLGIHGTGPNLTFCTLLTDKGAEGLGLMRGNRQEAEKLFEGIKGKSVSDLFSPALGTLEERYYIFDICLHDLAGVILNKPVYALISGNERPIVTRCYSGMIYFDEMEPENKPSGLNKILENCLFDYNYGYRQFKVKIGRGGKWMAKEEGLKMDIAVTKLIYENFPDCDILVDGNDAYTVDEFISYLKGVENIPLYWIEEPFRETREDYIKLRNWLDTNGRRHTLLGDGEANPDFNLNMELGKERILDVYLEDMLGYGFTPWRKLAPRLKSMGMMASPHAWGDTIKSFYVSHYAGAYGNVPTIEGVTCFSSDIDLSAYKLVRGRLTPNNSPGFGLKLWK from the coding sequence ATGGAAAGACGAAATTTTTTGAAAGTAGTTGCGGCTTCTTCGGCATCTTTTATTTCATCCCTGGCTTCGGCAGAAGAAGCTAAATTTGAAAAACAGTCGGAACGAAATGAATTGACCTATCATAAGTTGAAAGATATTCGTTTTGATGCGGTTCAGTTAAAATATCCTCGGCTGGTAGGTAAAAATTCACGTTTGGGTATACATGGTACAGGTCCTAATCTTACATTCTGCACTTTACTAACCGACAAAGGAGCCGAAGGACTGGGCTTAATGCGTGGAAACCGGCAAGAAGCAGAAAAATTATTTGAAGGAATAAAAGGAAAAAGCGTTTCTGATTTGTTTTCTCCTGCTTTAGGTACGTTAGAGGAGAGATATTATATTTTCGATATTTGTTTGCACGATTTGGCGGGAGTAATATTAAATAAGCCGGTATATGCTCTGATCAGTGGAAACGAACGGCCTATCGTGACCCGGTGTTATTCGGGAATGATCTATTTTGACGAAATGGAGCCTGAAAACAAACCGTCTGGCTTGAATAAAATTCTGGAAAACTGTCTGTTTGATTATAACTACGGATATCGCCAGTTTAAAGTAAAGATAGGTAGAGGTGGTAAGTGGATGGCTAAGGAAGAGGGATTGAAAATGGATATTGCCGTGACTAAGCTTATTTACGAAAATTTTCCGGATTGTGATATCTTAGTGGATGGCAATGATGCTTATACGGTAGATGAATTTATTTCTTATTTAAAAGGAGTTGAAAATATACCTCTTTATTGGATAGAAGAACCTTTCCGGGAAACCCGGGAAGATTATATCAAGCTAAGAAATTGGCTGGATACTAATGGACGTCGCCATACTTTATTAGGAGATGGGGAAGCAAATCCTGATTTTAATTTGAATATGGAATTAGGAAAGGAGCGAATCCTAGATGTATATCTGGAAGATATGTTGGGATATGGGTTTACACCTTGGAGAAAATTGGCTCCTCGCTTGAAATCCATGGGAATGATGGCCTCTCCTCATGCTTGGGGAGATACGATCAAATCGTTTTATGTATCCCATTATGCCGGAGCTTATGGAAATGTTCCCACCATTGAAGGGGTCACCTGCTTTTCCAGTGATATTGATTTGAGTGCTTATAAGTTGGTTCGCGGAAGATTGACTCCTAACAATTCTCCCGGCTTTGGGTTGAAATTATGGAAATAA
- a CDS encoding DUF3823 domain-containing protein, whose product MKQIIYILFLLALCSCGLDNFDEPSSVLSGKVTYQGESIGVKGSGQKVQMQLYQDGYALKAPIPVYVSQDGSFQAVVFDGVYKLVSRDNNGPWVNKRDTVVVTVKGATQCEYPVTPYYIIKNEKFSVEGNLLRSTCDIRQITEGKSIASVYLLINKTAFVDEVSSVARTTISKPGDDISHIQLEMDLRDRTEEILYARIGIQISGVSDILFSKIERIR is encoded by the coding sequence ATGAAACAGATAATTTATATACTATTTTTATTAGCTCTTTGTAGCTGTGGTTTAGATAATTTTGATGAACCGTCTTCGGTATTATCGGGTAAAGTAACTTATCAGGGGGAGAGTATCGGTGTAAAAGGCAGCGGACAAAAAGTACAGATGCAATTGTACCAGGACGGATATGCTTTAAAAGCACCTATTCCGGTGTATGTCTCGCAAGACGGTTCTTTCCAGGCGGTAGTGTTCGATGGTGTCTATAAATTGGTATCGCGGGACAATAATGGGCCGTGGGTGAATAAACGGGATACAGTAGTCGTTACTGTTAAAGGAGCTACTCAATGTGAATATCCGGTGACTCCTTATTATATTATTAAGAATGAAAAATTTTCTGTGGAAGGAAATTTATTGCGTTCAACTTGTGATATCCGACAGATTACGGAAGGAAAATCTATTGCTTCGGTTTATTTGCTGATAAATAAAACAGCATTTGTCGATGAGGTCAGTTCCGTGGCACGAACTACCATTTCTAAACCGGGTGATGATATAAGCCATATACAGTTAGAGATGGACTTACGTGATCGGACGGAAGAAATCCTATATGCCCGGATCGGCATCCAAATCAGTGGAGTAAGTGATATTTTGTTTTCAAAAATAGAAAGGATTAGATAG
- a CDS encoding RagB/SusD family nutrient uptake outer membrane protein: MKIYNLFIVIVTAFFISACSDFLDREPDQLLTDDAVFSDPNMIQSAMANLYGRVNWGQSLTDNKSYIYLDEACWSDGGPDQTKEFANDLWRVYDYKLIRNMNRVLKSIRNSQLETDVKEGLEGEVRFLRAWTYFNMGRCLGGVPIVNDEVFEYESGMDITPLRTPRSTEEELYNYVVSECAASADKLSAEPTVNAAKANKWAALSLKARAAIYAASLAKYNNLMEQPVKTDQGEVGIEASKAESFYRIALEASEAIINGGKYRLQTTDSDKGINFYQAVTVKENNVEVIWALDYKYPGVTHQFTTSNIPISVKEDMDGTVLTPILNLVEAFEYKSDRNGSIKTTDSEGNYVFYEKAEDAFKDKDARLYGTIIYPGAKFRGKEIVYQAGRKYVEDGEWKEEVGKVGSSDPSGNLITSENGPVISNENNTNKTGFNIRKFLDETISSGTRGRGSEVWFVRFRYAEILLIASEAAMELNELSKAVKYINEVRERTGIQPLSTVTLDDIVQERRVELAFENHRYWDLKRWRLAHKIWDGDQNNPDAVQYVLFPYQVNQPGHPAHGKWVFDKKKAYMAPYPRYFQLRNYYNFLDQGWLNKNPKLVKNPFQ, encoded by the coding sequence ATGAAAATATATAATTTATTTATTGTTATCGTGACCGCCTTTTTTATATCGGCGTGTTCTGATTTTTTAGACAGGGAGCCGGATCAGTTACTAACGGATGATGCTGTTTTTAGTGATCCGAATATGATACAATCGGCTATGGCAAATTTGTATGGCCGGGTGAATTGGGGACAATCATTAACTGATAATAAATCGTATATCTATCTGGATGAAGCGTGCTGGTCGGATGGAGGTCCGGATCAGACGAAAGAGTTTGCGAATGATTTATGGCGTGTCTATGATTACAAACTGATTCGCAATATGAATCGGGTATTGAAGAGTATCAGGAACTCCCAGTTAGAAACGGACGTAAAGGAAGGGCTGGAAGGTGAAGTCCGTTTTTTGCGTGCTTGGACGTATTTTAATATGGGACGTTGTTTAGGTGGAGTTCCTATCGTAAACGATGAAGTTTTTGAATATGAGTCAGGTATGGATATTACGCCGTTACGAACTCCCAGGTCTACGGAAGAAGAACTATATAACTATGTAGTTAGCGAATGTGCAGCTAGCGCAGATAAGCTGTCTGCAGAACCTACTGTAAATGCAGCGAAAGCTAATAAATGGGCGGCTTTGTCCCTGAAAGCACGGGCTGCCATTTATGCAGCGTCGCTTGCTAAATATAATAATTTAATGGAGCAACCTGTCAAGACAGATCAGGGAGAAGTAGGAATAGAAGCATCTAAAGCCGAATCTTTTTATAGAATAGCTCTCGAAGCAAGTGAAGCCATCATAAACGGAGGAAAGTACCGGTTACAAACCACAGATTCCGATAAGGGAATTAATTTTTACCAGGCAGTTACCGTAAAAGAAAATAACGTGGAAGTAATTTGGGCACTGGATTATAAATATCCAGGTGTTACCCATCAATTTACGACTTCTAATATTCCTATTTCCGTGAAGGAAGATATGGATGGAACCGTTTTAACCCCTATATTGAATTTAGTAGAAGCTTTTGAATATAAGAGTGACCGGAACGGCTCTATTAAAACAACCGATTCGGAGGGAAATTATGTTTTTTACGAAAAGGCGGAAGATGCCTTTAAAGATAAAGATGCCCGTTTGTATGGAACCATTATTTATCCTGGGGCAAAATTCAGAGGAAAAGAAATAGTTTATCAAGCGGGACGTAAATATGTGGAAGATGGAGAATGGAAAGAAGAAGTGGGAAAAGTAGGAAGTTCTGATCCGTCAGGTAATCTTATTACCAGTGAAAATGGACCGGTGATTAGCAATGAAAATAATACGAATAAAACTGGGTTTAATATTCGTAAGTTCTTGGATGAAACCATTTCGTCGGGAACAAGAGGCCGGGGAAGTGAAGTCTGGTTTGTTCGTTTTCGCTATGCGGAAATTTTGTTGATTGCTTCTGAAGCAGCTATGGAGTTGAATGAGCTGTCGAAAGCCGTAAAATATATCAATGAAGTGAGAGAACGGACCGGTATTCAGCCTTTGAGTACGGTTACGTTGGACGACATTGTGCAGGAAAGAAGAGTGGAATTAGCTTTTGAGAATCACAGGTATTGGGATTTGAAGCGTTGGCGGTTAGCTCATAAAATATGGGACGGTGACCAGAATAATCCGGATGCCGTACAATATGTTTTGTTTCCTTATCAAGTGAACCAACCTGGGCATCCGGCGCATGGAAAATGGGTTTTCGATAAAAAGAAGGCTTATATGGCTCCTTATCCCCGGTATTTCCAATTACGGAACTATTATAATTTCTTAGATCAGGGTTGGTTAAATAAGAACCCGAAATTAGTAAAGAATCCTTTTCAATAA